The following are encoded in a window of Anaerolineales bacterium genomic DNA:
- a CDS encoding PspC domain-containing protein: MIAGVFGGLGEFFGLNPLWMRLAFLLALIPGGIPGGLL; encoded by the coding sequence GTGATCGCCGGAGTGTTTGGTGGCCTGGGCGAGTTCTTCGGCCTGAACCCGTTGTGGATGCGACTGGCGTTTCTGCTGGCGCTCATCCCGGGAGGAATCCCCGGCGGGCTGCTCTAG